Within the Hippoglossus hippoglossus isolate fHipHip1 chromosome 20, fHipHip1.pri, whole genome shotgun sequence genome, the region CAGCTGAATGTGTTTGGCACCAAAGAGATCAGCAGCGTGGATGTAAAGTATCACCGACCAGGCGCGGCTCCCCCgacgaaaaagaaaatgtgagaaacTGATTTAGTGAAAGAGGTTAAAGAGTCTTAGTCACTCTGAAAACTGAAGAGTGTGGGCGGCCTGACGAGGCCGCTGCAGCTACCTGGGAGTCAGAGCTGAGTCAGAGCTCCCAGTCTGTGCACAGTCATCCCAGGTGTCTGTCGAGCACCACATCTCATTCAGTATCTGTCAGTCAGAAAATCAGAAGTAACATCTGCTGCGAATTAACTAGAACAAAATCAAATGTGCCAGTTTGTAAAAAAGCTAGAGAATCTCATCTGTTATTTCTGTGGTAGGAAACACATCAGTGATAATGACAAGCAGCTTGTGGCTCATTCGCTCTCAATATATTTATAACGTTTAAGTCTAATTCAGAGTTTTAAACAGGAATAAtctaaagaaaatgaattgttGGTTGTTTCAATAAATTTTTTCAGCTAAAATACCCAGAATTCTCTCAACCATGAATTTCTTACATCAGATGGTAAATtaaatcagcagattaatcaatgataaagataattattttaattccTCTCCATCCTTGAAGCAGTTACATATTTGCTTGACAGCAGAAGAAGATTAACTCCAGCAGCCGGTCACAGGTAGACCGGCTCTGGTCGGTAACTTCAGTCTGTTTTTCCAGCCACTTTGGAAACTTTCCAGCTGTCATTAGGAGGCTCTGtttatttaacagaaaaacatcGGAAGTCACAACAGCGATCGGCCAACGCAGGCTAAAAGGTTGTTCTGTGTCCGAGGGGTTTCTCCTGTAGTCAGGATGAAGAGTTGACTGGAAGTATTTGTAGATATGATGGAAAAGGTTTTATGAATCTGAAGTATCTGCTCTCGTGTGCTGCTCAGTCGTGATTATGATGATTTAGAAACTAGAACTAGTTTCCATGGTTACAGTCTCACTtgtaaaaactattttgttTTGGTACTGAAACATGTGTAAGAATTGTGTGTGGCTGTAACAATCTGACCTCGTGATCTAACCGTGTCAGAGCAGGCGATAAAAGCCACTTCTCTCTTATTTTCCACTGACGACCCTCCTGTCGTCGTCTCCCCCCCACAGGGCGATGTTCATGAGCGGCCTCAGCGAGAGCAAACAGACCCACGTCCACCTGAGGAACGTGGACCCGGCCACCTTACAGATCATCATCACCTACGCCTACACGGGCAACCTGGCCATCAGCGACAGCACCGTGGAGCCGCTGTACGAGACCGCCTGCTTCCTACAGGTCGGTCCAGAGGAAGTTAGAGTCAACGAAATACATGAAAACCCCAGAAACCTCCTCAAAACAAAGACGATTcgagtgttttcatttaaataccTATTTTTAATTTGGGAGTCCCTATAAATGCCATTATCATAGTGAGGGTCTTAATTACTAAGTTAGTTCAGCAGCGTTCATCTTACTAACCAAACAGAAATGACTCCTGAAGACGTGTTCATTAATAACAGAGGGTTTACTGTGACACGTTGTTTTTATATCTTAATACAAAGAGATGATTCAGCTTTTCTCTGACTGTGATTCCCCTCCGACCTTTTTTCCTTCAGGTGGAGGACGTCTTGCTGCAATGCAGAGACTACCTGGTGAAAAAGATAAATGCTGAGAACTGCGTCCGCATGCTGAGCATCGGCGACCTGTTCAGCTGCAGTGAGCTCAAGCAGTGCGCCAAACGCATGGTGGAGCACAAGTTCCCCATGGTGTACCGACAGGAGGCCTTCCTTCAGCTCTCCCACGAGCTGTTGATAGACGTCTTGAGCAGCGACAACCTCAAcgtggagaaggaggagacgGTGCGCGAGGCGGCCATGCTGTGGTTGGAGTACAACATGGAGGCCCGCTCGCAGCACCTGTCCTCTGTGCTCAGTCAGATCCGCATCGACGCCCTGTCAGAGGTGACGCAGCGCGCCTGGTTCCAGGGCCTGCCGCCCAATGACAAATCCGTGGTGGTGCAGGGCCTCTACAAGTCCATGCCCAAGTTCTTCAAGCCTCGGTTAGGCATGACCAAGGAGGAGATGCTGATTTTCATGGAGGCCATGTCTGAGACGCAAGTTGAGGGCTACGTGATGTCGGGGTCCTTGCCTACCACGGTGGTGTGTTACAGTCCGCAGGCGGAGAAAGTGTACAAGCTCAACAACCCCCCAGGAGACCTGCAGAAGGTGGGGACCCTCGTTACACCTGACAACGATGTGTTCATCGCTGGAGGTCAGATCCCTCTCAAAAACTCAATCACCAACCACGGCAAGAGCGGCAAGTTACAGGCCGTCTTCCGCTCGGTCGATAGCTTCTTTTGGTTCGATGCCCAGCAAAATGCCTGGGTGCCCAAAACCCCCATGCTGTGCGCCCGAATCAAGCCCTCGCTGGTCTACTGCGAGGGCTACATCTATGCAATCGGGGGCGATAACGTCGGAGGGGAGTTGAACAAGCGCACGGTAGAGCGCTACGACTGCGAGAAGGATGAGTGGAGCATGATGAGCCCCCTGCCCTTCGCCTGGAACTGGAGCACCTCTGTGGTGGCGCACGACTGCATCTACGTGATGACCCACGACCTAATGTACTGCTACTTCCCCCGGGCCGACACGTGGGTGGAGATGGCGATGCGCAAGACCAGCCGTTGTTTTGCCTCGGCCGCCGCCTTCGGTGACCTCATTTTCTACATCGGCGGCCTCCACGTGGTCAGCAACTCTGGCATCCGCCTGCCAACGAGCACCATCGACGGCTCGTCCGTCACCGTGGAGATCTACGATGTCAACAAGAACGAGTGGCGCCTGGCCGCCAACATCCCCGCCAAGCGCTACTCGGACCCGTGCGTGCGGGCGGTGGTGCTTCTCAACTCGCTGTGTATTTTCATGCGTGAAACCCACATGAACGAGCGCGCCAAGTACGCCATCTATCAGTACGACGTGGAGCTGGACAGCTGGTACCTGCGGCAGCCCGTGTCCGAGCGTGTACTCTGGGATCTGGGGAAGGACTTCCGCTGCGCAGTGGGGAAGCTGTACCCCTCCTGCCTGGAGGAGTCCCCCTGGAAACCTCCCACGTACCTCTTCTCCCCCGACGGGGCGGAGGAGTTCGAGGTGGACGGGGAGCTGGTGACCCTCCCTCACGTATAGCTCTTAACCTCCCCTCCCCTGCCTCGCTGACCGAACCAGGAATCTGTTACGCGGAGGGATGAACACGAAGGGGGGGCCCATGAATTCTCTGAGACACGGAAAGGCTTCGACGTCGTCTGCGTCGCGGACGGTTTCTCGGGAGACGTCGGAGGCTTTGAACGACGGAGCCCAAAGCAACAAGCTCGGAGCGAAAAAAGATGCCCCTGAAAAATACTAGTAATCTGAaaatttcttttcttattttgtcatttgtgacATCTGTTAGATATTATTACAAGCCTGTCATACTGTTTCTACAATGTGATGATCTAAATGTCAACTGATTTttgtgaggatgatgatgatgatgatgcacttaactggttaaaaaaaaagaaaactttctCGGAATGACAATGGCAACTGTACCAAAATCTCCcagcccctccctccccccccgctCTCCGACCGTAggcttccctctcttctcctcttcgtcttctcttctcctcttcgtcttctcctcttctcgCACCACTGATAAAGTGATACTCCGCAAAACATCTATATTTAAATGATCCAACTCACACTCGCTGTCGTCTTAAAAGTTCGGCTCTGAAAAGTTAGTAGCTCGCTTCGTGGTGGAGGTGAACAGCTCGAATCCACTTTCACCAACATCTCATCAACTTTCATGGAGAAAGTTTGCTCGGTTTTATTCCACTGACCCAAAACCTGATGCCTCTGAAAACTAAAGGACCTTGTGAATTTCATGTTCACTCCCTGATTCAGGTCGATAACGAACAGGAAGTGGATGTAAGAATGTTCTGATGAATTCTGAGCGGGGCGGGGTCCGTCCACGTTCTTCTTCTGATGAATTAATAAAATGGCAGAATAGTGTAAAGTCGTTGCAGCCCGAACTTAAACCTTTTTAAGTCAGTCAGGCAGTTTACGATGCTGatgattttaaaaactaaatgtggtCAAAAATcgattaattgattaataatGAAATTGGCTGTTGCCTCAGAaattgtaaaaaacatttccatcgTATCTTCTCAGAGCTCCGAAGCGACGTCTCCAGAACTGAAacagaagaagctggagaataTAATAACTATAATAACGATGGTATTACATCAGATACTCTTTTTATAACTGACTCAATTTTAAGTCCCATTTGAATCAAATCACGACTTAGTAAAAAGGTAAATgaagtaaataatacatttcttatTCTGCAGATGGTTTCTTGCATGAATAATcgattttattgtttgttttcatgattCATTTTCTCACTTTAAACGTCTGTTGTTTCCAAACTGCACCAAAGAGTAAGAGACGAACTTTTCAGAGCCGCCTTTTAAAGCCCCGCAGCTTCACAGACGTAGATCTTTGCTCGGAGTGTTCGTCACCGACAGGATCCGTGGTTTCCTCTCGAGGCGTCGCAGACACCAGGGACCGGGCCGTGGTtcccctggggggggggggagggggggctgacGGGGGAAACAAGTGAGCGGCGGAGAGTGCGTTCAAAAGAGGGCGACTGCAGGTCCGGTTCGCCcatcacctctcctccctcaccgCTCGGCCCCCCCgacacccaccccccccctgtctgtcaGTGTGCACACAGGTCTTCCACACAGCCGGCATTGACACCTCACTCTGTCCGTCGTCACGCGATCACGatacttgtgtttttctttccacacGGGTTCTCTGCAGACACACGACTCCACTCTCAGTACAAACGTAGGTTTCAGGCTCatgcatatttctttttttttttttttttttttttttattcccaagctgctgaaatatatatatataatgaaatatatatttttcatatgtttaaaagacaaactgttTTAGTGTGGGGGAAAATAACCAGGTCTATTTTGTAttagtgtctttttttaatttaatatcaGACATTACTGTAGTGTGATTGTGGGTAGACATCCATTTTCCTATcggatttaattttttttctgagTGAATTCTTGCTGCTGATTGGTTGTGAGAGGAGAGGGCTGGCCCAGGGCTGTTGCTACGGGAATCGTCCCAGCAACCACTAGCAGTAGTGGAGGGGGGGTGTGGCGGGCTACCTTTAAAAACATGAGCACAGGTGCTTCATGACAAACCCTTACTAGCATGTCTGGCTGCATCATATTCCCATGGCACTGTATTTTGAATGAAcgttaatttattaaaaaacatacCAAAAACGTTCCTGAAACTGAGACTCCGTGTTTCTTTATTTGAGCTTCGAGCTGCTGCCGATGTTTAGAAGGATCTTTGTTTAGCTCAATGAAGTTATTGTTTTGGTTCATatacagaaaacacattgtGCAAAAGTCTAAAGATGGATTTTAAACCTCAGATCTTTGAAAACTGTTGAAGTCGCCTTGTTGCTTTTGACTTTCAGGTCacatctttatattttattacttaGAATTACCTACATTAATCTACTATTGTATTTAAGcatgttttttattcagtcaACAAATACATCATCATGATTCCACTGCAGATGCTAAATATcctgaaaaatgtgttttgaaactgaaaacatcaaaactaTTTAAGCTTTAGtcaatttacagaaaaacattCCAAGTATTACTTTAAAATccataaatgaaaatgtgctttgttttcattatgaaCAGTTTTACCTGCGTGTGAGACGTAAGAAACGTAAGAAACAAGGAGTTGATCAACGATACGTTTGAAGAAATGTTAAAATCCCTGTGCGACTGAATGGAAACGCTCCCGGCGCCGTGTGGCTGAGTCTCTGTCGTGCTGAAGCCTCGTGACCCCGTGACCCTGTGACG harbors:
- the kbtbd2 gene encoding kelch repeat and BTB domain-containing protein 2; amino-acid sequence: MSDLSERRPVNTDYAVSLLEQLKFFYEQKLLTDVVLLVEDTEFPCHKMVLATCSSYFRAMFMSGLSESKQTHVHLRNVDPATLQIIITYAYTGNLAISDSTVEPLYETACFLQVEDVLLQCRDYLVKKINAENCVRMLSIGDLFSCSELKQCAKRMVEHKFPMVYRQEAFLQLSHELLIDVLSSDNLNVEKEETVREAAMLWLEYNMEARSQHLSSVLSQIRIDALSEVTQRAWFQGLPPNDKSVVVQGLYKSMPKFFKPRLGMTKEEMLIFMEAMSETQVEGYVMSGSLPTTVVCYSPQAEKVYKLNNPPGDLQKVGTLVTPDNDVFIAGGQIPLKNSITNHGKSGKLQAVFRSVDSFFWFDAQQNAWVPKTPMLCARIKPSLVYCEGYIYAIGGDNVGGELNKRTVERYDCEKDEWSMMSPLPFAWNWSTSVVAHDCIYVMTHDLMYCYFPRADTWVEMAMRKTSRCFASAAAFGDLIFYIGGLHVVSNSGIRLPTSTIDGSSVTVEIYDVNKNEWRLAANIPAKRYSDPCVRAVVLLNSLCIFMRETHMNERAKYAIYQYDVELDSWYLRQPVSERVLWDLGKDFRCAVGKLYPSCLEESPWKPPTYLFSPDGAEEFEVDGELVTLPHV